tatcaggtcctcTTGTAGTGTTCAAGACTGAAGAGACACAGCTCCTCCAGCCTGAGTGGCCAGCAGTGGCCGTGGCCAGCGGTGTGCGGTCAGGCGTGGCCGTGGCCAGCGGTGTGCGGTCAGGCGTGGCCGTGGCCAGCGGTGTCCGGTCAGGCGTGGCCGTGGCCAGCGGTGTCCGGTCAGGCGTGGCCGTGGCCAGCGGTGTCCGGTCAGGCGTGGCCAGCGGTGTCCGGTCAGGCGTGGCCGTGGCCAGCGGTGTCCGGTCAGGCGTGGCCGTGGCCAGCGGTGTCCGGTCAGGCGTGGCCGTGGCCAGCGGTGTCCGGTCAGGCGTGGCTGTGGCCAGCGGTGTGTGACGTGATCCCCTCTCTCTTGTCCAGAACTCCAATGTGGAGAACCTGCCCCCCCAGGTCCTGCGGCTGGTTTACAAGGAGGTCAGCGCGCTGGCTGCTGACCCGCCAGAGGGCATCAAGATCTACCCCAGCGAGGAAGACATCACGGAGCTGCACACTGCCATCGAGGGGCCAGgtacactgaccactgaccactgaccccAGCCCCTGgcacactgaccactgaccccAGCCCCAGCTCCAGGCACACTGACCCAGACTGACCAGTGTCCCCAGCCCCTGGCGCACTGACCACTGACCCAGACTGACCAGTGTCCCCAGCCCCTGGCGCACTGACCACTGACCCAGACTGACCAGTGTCCCCACCCCCTGGCGCACTGACCCAGACTGACCAGTGTCCCCACCCCCTGGCGCACTGACCCAGACTGACCAGTGTCCCCAGCCCCTGGCGCACTGACCACTGACCCAGACTGACCAGTGTCCCCAGCCCCTGGCGCACTGACCCAGACTGACCAGTGTCCCCAGCCCCTGgcacactgaccactgacccaGACTGACCAGTGTCCCCAGCCCCTGGTGCACTGACCACTGACCCAGACTGACCAGTGTCCCCAGCCCCTGGTGCACTGACCACTGACCCAGACTGACCAGTGTCCCCAGCCCCAGCTCCAGGCGCACTGACCCAGACTGACCAGTGTCCCCAGCCCCAGCTCCAGGCGCACTGACCCAGACTGACCAGTGTCCCCAGCCCCTGgcacactgaccactgacccaGACTGACCAGTGTCCCCAGCCCCTGGCGCACTGACCACTGACCCAGACTGACCAGTGTCCCCAGCCCCTGGCGCACTGACCCGTGTCCAGTGAGCAGGCGGGCTGGACCGCCCCCCTGCAGGCGGTGCTTGtgctgacccctgacccctctctGCCCCCAGAGGGAACCCCGTTCGCGGGCGGCCTGTTCCACATGCGCCTGGTCCTGGGGAAGGACTTCCCTGCGGCGCCGCCCAAGGGCTACTTCCTGACCAAGATCTTCCACCCCAACGTGGGGCACAAGGGCGAGATCTGCGTCAACGTGCTGAAGAGGGACTGGCGGGCCGAGCTGGGGCTGAGACACGTGCTGCTGGTGAGGTCCGGGAGGGCTCGGGGAAGGTTCCGAGCGGCGCTCTTGTGCTCACGCGCTGTCCTGAGGAAGTGGAGAGGCACGCCCGCGCACGCCGAGACATATTTTAATACTATTctagatgataataataataataataataattgcttacacttatatagcgcttttctggacactccactcagagctctttacaggtaatggggatcccctccaccacccccagtgtgcagccccacctggatgatgcgacggcagccatagtgcaccagaacgctccccacacaccagctctcagtggggaggagagcagagagtaatatagccaattcatagagggggattatagatactgtttcatttttaaatatactgctTGATATCATCAGTATTCCTCAATTATTTTGAAGACTGCTGtttaatattcaatataaatTCCACAAAGACGAATTTGGAACTGAGCACAAAGCCGTGAGCGTTGCGAGAGGGCTGTAAGAGGCCCTGTGGCCCAGAGCTTGTGAGAACTGTGACGcgatgcggcccttcctgctcactagtcctcGTGCTGCCTGATGTGCTGTGATGCAGAGTGAATCGTCCAGCTTGTGCAGCAGGTCTGTCCCACAGTGTGATCTGCAGCAGCGCTGACAGGTCAGTCGTGTTTGTGGGTAGGAGCGTCTGGAAGAGGAGAGCCGTCTTCCTGCTGGGCTGAAAGAGCTGATTCACACGCCTGCTTGTTCACAGTGGAACAGAGCTGCTTCAGCTCGTGCTGAGTCTCCGGCGCTGGGCTGCACTGGGAACTGGGGCTGCGGTGCCCTGCGGCTCCTCTCGCCTCCAGAGCCTCCCCGTCGGCAGTGTGCTAACCCCCTGTCCCCCACTGTCCCCCCTCTCTCGCAGACAATCAAGTGCCTGCTCATCCACCCGAACCCCGAGTCGGCCCTGAACGAGGAGGCGGGGCGCCTCCTGCTGGAGGACTACAGCGAGTACGCCTCCCGCGCGCGGCTCATGACCGAGATCCACGCCATGGGCGCGGGGCCGGACGCCGGCGAGGGCCCCCAGCCCAAGAAGCACGCGGGGGACCCCGCCAGCAagcgggcggcggcggcgggcggGGCGGCGGCCTCGAACCCGGGGCCGGGCtccagcggcggcggcggaggaggaggagggggtgcGGCGGGCAAGAAGAAGACCGATAAGAAGCGGGCGCTCAGGCGCCTCTAGGGGCGCCCCCCCCCCGGCCCCTGGGGGTCATGCTCCCCCCCTCCCTCGGGGAAACGGGCCATGAGCAGTGTGGACAGAACCCCACTCCCCCCCATCCTCTCTCTGCGCCCCCAACCCTCCTGACCCCCACCGAGCCTCCTGCCTGGGGGGGGAGACCCcccctctcgctctctctcgaaGTGGGGCGACCGTGCGGGGTCTCTCTCGAAGTGGGGTGACCGTGCGGGACCCTTGACCCGTAGTGTGGGAGTATCTGCGCTGGCGTGTCTGTGGGCGCAGCGCAGGTGGGGGGGGGCAGCGTTTTGGGGGTGCACGGGGGGGCGCTGGAGAAAGAGGGGGCCACGCACTGCGGACAGAGACTGAAGGGGGGACGGGAGACCCTGCAGGCTTCGTGCTGGTTGGATGCGCCTCGAATTTACAGGTTTATTGCCATGTCTTGGTGGCCTGTGAGGGCAGGGGTCAAGGGTCAGGAGGTCAGGGGGCAGCTGGGAGTGGGGTGCAATCACAGGATCCCCGGATtttttgaaatgtcttttttctcccTACTTttctaagatgttttttttaatccctgacttttttttttcaaactgcaaaacaaaaacacaaaaccgaACACCTCGCAGTCTGGGGAGACGCCTTTGATAAgttatttaatttaacaaaataaaaaccggaaaaaaatgagaaaaataaaaatgttttaaaaattggtTCTGTTTTAAGATTTGGGTCTGTTATTTCTTGCCTATGCTTTATAAAATGTAGTCTTAAGAGTCTCTTTTTCGTGTCTTGTGCTAAAGTGTATATATTTACAAcatccacagggactagaagagtctagagccctgtgactgggctgtgtcagtgtgtccacagggactggaagagtctagagccctgtgtctgagctgtcagtgtccacagggactggaagagtctagagccctgtgtcTGGGCTGtatcagtgtgtccacagggactggaAGAGTCTAGACCCCTGtgtctgggctgtgtcagtgtgtccacagggactggaagagtctagagccctgtgtctgggctgtgtcagtgtccacagggactggaagagtctagagccctgtgactgggctgtatcagtgtgtccacagggactggaagagtctagagccctgtgtcTGGGCTGtatcagtgtgtccacagggactagaagagtctagagccctgtgactgggccgtgtgagtatgtccacagggactagaagagtctagagccctgtgactgggctgtgtcagtgtgtccacagggactagaagagtctagagccctgtgactgggctgtgtcagtgtgtccacagggactagaagagtctagagccctgtgactgggctgtgt
This DNA window, taken from Lepisosteus oculatus isolate fLepOcu1 chromosome 23, fLepOcu1.hap2, whole genome shotgun sequence, encodes the following:
- the ube2s gene encoding ubiquitin-conjugating enzyme E2 S, whose translation is MNSNVENLPPQVLRLVYKEVSALAADPPEGIKIYPSEEDITELHTAIEGPEGTPFAGGLFHMRLVLGKDFPAAPPKGYFLTKIFHPNVGHKGEICVNVLKRDWRAELGLRHVLLTIKCLLIHPNPESALNEEAGRLLLEDYSEYASRARLMTEIHAMGAGPDAGEGPQPKKHAGDPASKRAAAAGGAAASNPGPGSSGGGGGGGGGAAGKKKTDKKRALRRL